A DNA window from Ahaetulla prasina isolate Xishuangbanna chromosome 7, ASM2864084v1, whole genome shotgun sequence contains the following coding sequences:
- the BCL2L14 gene encoding apoptosis facilitator Bcl-2-like protein 14, whose translation MNNEHHNGLANMEEIPLEDTDRSSVEFRVLMVYAQRRLSVSKYGQILERKPGIQEERREVVQADTLAKGGEVTVPEISPEDHKPPKQKEQKKTKKKKKAKTKTRTNWKCFCIPSCLRLQARDARNQGSLKPDSINGHAMKVLTRVEGLPDDSYISCLADRLVEIVDRSRFPDGKKNIPLMERALSLEEDGGSTSKPIPPAAVDGLDDEEKVIDAIVALLRKSGDELTEKMKKDKTFCQSIWDMMTSYAFFRRVTDQFLEEMPIDSTMNSEDEVKSMKVALIMEATTRLTAVDNHPMNLVLGFGTKYLQENFSPWIQSRGGWLKALGLPDQEEVE comes from the exons ATGAACAACGAACACCACAACGGCCTGGCCAACATGGAAGAAATCCCGTTGGAGGATACAGACAGAAGCAGCGTAGAATTCCGAGTCCTGATGGTCTACGCACAGCGTCGACTGTCTGTGAGCAAATATGGGCAAATATTAGAAAGAAAACCCGGAAtccaggaagaaaggagagaggttgTGCAAGCTGACACTCTAGCCAAAGGAGGAGAAGTGACTGTCCCAGAAATCTCTCCAGAAGATCATAAACCACCAAAGCAGAAGGagcagaagaaaacaaagaagaagaagaaagcaaagacaAAGACAAGAACCAACTGGAAATGCTTTTGTATTCCTTCTTGCCTAAGGCTGCAAGCAAGAGACGCCAGGAACCAAGGATCCCTAAAGCCGGACTCCATCAACGGCCATGCCATGAAGGTCCTCACCAGAGTTGAGGGTTTACCAG ATGACTCGTACATTTCTTGCTTGGCAGACAGACTCGTTGAGATAGTGGATCGTTCCAGATTTCCCGATGGGAAGAAAAACATCCCACTAATGGAACGTGCATTGAGTCTAGAAGAAGATGGTGGCTCGACCAGTAAGCCAATCCCACCTGCTGCTGTTGATGGACTAg ACGACGAAGAAAAGGTTATTGATGCAATAGTTGCCTTGTTACGGAAGTCCGGAGATGAGCTGACGGAAAAG ATGAAGAAGGATAAGACCTTCTGTCAGAGTATCTGGGATATGATGACCTCCTATGCCTTCTTCAGGAGAGTGACGGACCAGTTCCTTGAGGAGATGCCCATAGACTCCACAATGAATTCAGAGGATGAAGTTAAGAGCATGAAAGTTGCATTGATTATGGAAGCCACAACCAGACTCACTGCAGTGGACAATCATCCCATGAATCTTGTGCTGGGCTTTGGAACAAAATACCTGCAGGAAAACTTCAGCCCTTGGATTCAAAGCCGAGGGGGATGG CTGAAAGCCTTAGGATTACcagaccaggaagaagttgaatAA